One segment of Pseudodesulfovibrio sp. 5S69 DNA contains the following:
- a CDS encoding Lrp/AsnC family transcriptional regulator, whose protein sequence is MNNRKIDKLDLEILNILQEDGKVSNAEIARKVGKAPSAVLERVRKLKKSSIIKGYECIVNHKALGRGLTAFTSIRVEEGVGATEVGQKLAEFPEVLEVHYTAGRDSYLVKVRVEDTEALQATLAKFGTIGPVRDTNSTIVLTTVKESRVIPLPHEKD, encoded by the coding sequence ATGAATAACAGAAAAATTGACAAACTGGATTTGGAAATCCTGAACATCCTTCAGGAAGACGGAAAGGTTTCCAATGCCGAAATAGCCCGGAAGGTCGGCAAGGCTCCTTCGGCCGTGCTCGAACGCGTGCGCAAGCTGAAGAAGAGCAGTATCATCAAGGGCTATGAATGTATTGTCAACCACAAAGCCCTGGGCCGGGGACTGACGGCCTTCACTTCCATCCGCGTGGAAGAGGGCGTGGGCGCCACCGAGGTCGGCCAGAAGCTGGCGGAATTCCCGGAGGTTCTGGAAGTTCATTATACCGCAGGGCGGGATTCGTACCTGGTCAAGGTCCGGGTGGAAGACACCGAGGCCTTGCAAGCGACGCTGGCGAAGTTCGGCACCATCGGGCCGGTCAGGGACACCAATTCGACCATTGTCCTGACCACGGTCAAGGAGTCACGGGTCATACCGCTACCCCACGAAAAAGACTAG
- a CDS encoding proline dehydrogenase family protein has translation MSATPTSLDPSIITRGREFFTSISGESPSVFNKGWWTGKVMDWAMKNEDFKVQMFRFVDVLPYLSTSESLSRHIEEYFAGEDSNIPDVLKWGATKTKFGGGLVAKVLNKTIRSNIESMARQFIIGQEAKEAVKGIKKLRKDGFAFVLDLLGEATVSEEESAAYRDGYLEVLDAIHKELDKWKPLGGGEGELDWGNAPKVNVAVKPSAFYSQSKPVDMEGTVDGMVHSIEPVYRKVMEMGGFMCIDMEQLKYKEATVELYKRLRLKYPDYPHLGIVFQAYLKTVDEDVRQLIDWAREVNLPISIRLVKGAYWDYETVLAKQNDWPVPVWTHKPESDMAHERVARYILENHDICHFACASHNIRTISAVMENAAELKVPEDRYEFQVLYGMAEPVRKGLKNVAKRVRLYCPYGDLLPGMAYLVRRLLENTANESFLKQTFADEADMDRLLENPEETLRRQLEGKCKTESEEQDVLPRFRNFPPSDFTIPAEREAFPASIARLRADMGKQVPLYINGRDVTTDDTLDSYNPANPDEIIGSVCQAGVAEVDSAVEAARTAYFSWRDVAPEERAQVLLRAAAHLKANVHDMAALQVLEVGKQWDQAQADVGEAIDFLEYYAREMIRLGKPRRMGRAPGEMSHLFYQGKGVAAVIAPWNFPMAISVGMVSAAIVCGNPVVYKPAGSSSCVGRALVDMWKAAGLPDGVFNYCPGRGSVMGDHLVDHPDVAVIAFTGSMEVGLRIQQRAAVAQPGQEQCKRVIAEMGGKNATIIDDDADLDEAVLGVLYSAFGFQGQKCSACSRVIVLDAIYDRFVGRLTQAAKSIKLGPSENPANYMGPVVDKAAQENVLRYVKIAEEEGRVLVKRNVSDDLKATGGCYVPLTIVENITKEHRIAQEEVFGPVLAVMRAQDMDEALDIANSTRFALTGAIYSRSPHNLERAYREFRVGNLYLNKYSTGALVERHAFGGFKMSGVGSKSGGPDYLLQFMDPRIVCENTMRRGFAPIEEGDDWLS, from the coding sequence ATGTCCGCTACACCGACCTCCCTGGACCCGAGCATCATCACTCGGGGCAGGGAGTTTTTTACGTCCATTTCCGGCGAATCTCCTTCGGTTTTCAACAAAGGCTGGTGGACCGGAAAAGTCATGGACTGGGCCATGAAAAACGAAGATTTCAAGGTCCAAATGTTCAGATTCGTTGATGTTCTTCCGTACCTCAGTACGTCGGAGTCGCTTTCCCGCCATATCGAAGAATATTTCGCGGGCGAGGATTCCAACATTCCGGACGTGCTCAAGTGGGGGGCGACCAAGACCAAGTTCGGCGGCGGCCTGGTGGCCAAGGTCCTGAACAAGACCATCCGCTCCAACATCGAGTCCATGGCCCGCCAGTTCATCATCGGCCAGGAGGCCAAGGAGGCGGTCAAGGGCATCAAGAAGCTGCGCAAGGACGGCTTCGCCTTCGTCCTCGACCTGCTCGGCGAGGCCACCGTGTCCGAAGAGGAGTCCGCCGCCTACCGCGACGGCTACCTGGAGGTCCTGGACGCCATCCATAAGGAATTGGACAAGTGGAAGCCGCTGGGCGGCGGCGAGGGCGAGCTGGACTGGGGCAACGCCCCCAAGGTCAACGTGGCGGTCAAGCCCTCGGCCTTCTACTCCCAGTCCAAGCCCGTGGACATGGAGGGTACCGTGGACGGCATGGTCCACAGCATCGAGCCGGTCTACAGGAAGGTCATGGAGATGGGTGGCTTCATGTGCATCGACATGGAGCAGCTCAAGTACAAGGAGGCCACGGTGGAGCTGTACAAGCGGCTGCGCCTCAAGTACCCGGACTATCCGCACCTGGGCATCGTCTTCCAGGCCTACCTCAAGACCGTGGACGAGGACGTCCGCCAGCTCATCGATTGGGCCCGTGAAGTGAATCTCCCCATCTCCATCCGGCTGGTCAAGGGCGCCTACTGGGACTACGAAACCGTGCTGGCCAAGCAGAACGACTGGCCCGTGCCGGTCTGGACCCACAAGCCGGAGTCCGACATGGCCCACGAGCGCGTGGCCCGCTACATCCTCGAAAACCACGATATATGCCATTTCGCCTGCGCCTCGCACAACATCCGGACCATCTCGGCGGTCATGGAGAACGCGGCCGAGCTGAAGGTGCCCGAGGACCGCTACGAGTTCCAGGTCCTCTACGGCATGGCCGAGCCCGTGCGCAAGGGCCTCAAGAACGTGGCCAAGCGCGTGCGTCTCTACTGCCCCTACGGCGATCTGTTGCCCGGCATGGCCTATCTGGTCCGCCGCCTGCTCGAAAACACGGCCAACGAGTCCTTCCTCAAGCAGACCTTCGCCGACGAGGCGGACATGGACCGGCTCCTGGAGAACCCGGAGGAGACCCTGCGCCGCCAGTTGGAGGGCAAGTGCAAGACCGAGTCCGAGGAACAGGACGTACTGCCCCGGTTCAGGAACTTCCCGCCCTCGGACTTCACCATCCCGGCCGAGCGCGAGGCCTTCCCGGCATCCATCGCCAGGCTGCGCGCCGACATGGGCAAGCAGGTCCCGCTGTACATCAACGGCCGGGACGTGACCACGGACGACACCCTGGACTCCTACAACCCGGCCAACCCGGACGAGATCATCGGCTCCGTGTGCCAGGCGGGCGTGGCCGAGGTGGACAGCGCCGTGGAGGCCGCCCGCACGGCCTACTTCTCCTGGCGCGACGTGGCCCCGGAGGAGCGCGCGCAGGTCCTGCTCAGGGCCGCCGCACACCTCAAGGCCAACGTCCACGACATGGCCGCTCTCCAGGTCCTCGAAGTGGGCAAGCAGTGGGATCAGGCCCAGGCCGACGTGGGCGAGGCCATCGACTTCCTCGAATACTACGCCCGCGAGATGATCCGCCTGGGCAAGCCGCGCCGCATGGGCCGGGCCCCCGGCGAGATGAGCCATCTCTTCTACCAGGGCAAGGGCGTGGCCGCGGTCATCGCCCCCTGGAACTTCCCCATGGCCATCTCCGTGGGCATGGTCTCCGCGGCCATCGTCTGCGGCAACCCCGTGGTCTACAAGCCCGCCGGGTCCTCTTCCTGCGTGGGCCGGGCCCTGGTGGACATGTGGAAGGCCGCCGGACTGCCCGACGGCGTGTTCAACTACTGCCCCGGACGCGGTTCGGTCATGGGCGACCACCTGGTGGACCACCCGGACGTGGCCGTCATCGCCTTCACCGGCTCCATGGAAGTGGGCCTGCGCATCCAGCAGCGCGCGGCCGTGGCCCAGCCCGGCCAGGAGCAGTGCAAGCGGGTCATCGCCGAGATGGGCGGCAAGAACGCGACCATCATCGACGACGACGCCGACCTGGACGAGGCCGTGCTCGGCGTGCTCTATTCCGCCTTCGGGTTCCAGGGCCAGAAGTGCTCGGCCTGCTCGCGGGTCATCGTCCTGGACGCCATCTACGACCGCTTTGTCGGCCGCCTGACCCAGGCCGCCAAGTCCATCAAGCTCGGCCCGTCCGAGAACCCGGCCAACTACATGGGGCCGGTGGTGGACAAGGCCGCCCAGGAGAACGTCCTGCGTTACGTCAAGATCGCCGAGGAGGAGGGCAGGGTGCTGGTCAAGCGCAACGTGTCCGACGACCTCAAGGCCACCGGCGGCTGCTACGTGCCCCTGACCATCGTGGAGAACATCACCAAGGAACACCGCATCGCCCAGGAGGAGGTCTTCGGCCCCGTGCTCGCGGTCATGCGTGCCCAGGACATGGACGAGGCCCTGGACATCGCCAATTCCACCCGGTTCGCCCTGACCGGCGCCATCTACTCCCGCAGCCCGCACAACCTGGAGCGGGCCTACAGGGAGTTCCGCGTGGGCAACCTGTACCTGAACAAGTACTCCACCGGCGCGCTGGTCGAACGCCACGCCTTCGGCGGATTCAAGATGTCCGGTGTGGGCTCCAAGTCCGGCGGCCCGGACTACCTGCTCCAGTTCATGGACCCGCGCATCGTCTGCGAAAACACCATGCGTCGAGGCTTCGCCCCCATCGAGGAGGGCGACGACTGGTTGAGCTAG
- a CDS encoding TetR/AcrR family transcriptional regulator, which translates to MKKKESILKVATFMFAHKGFADTSGQELARLTGVAEGTIFYHFKTKEGLLLAILEKTRDEIVDQFERFFENRPFKSGLEMTEEVISFYLYLAGLMEDKFLLLHRHFLYQFSESNPEFRGNLEDIYNCLVDIFEKAIVAGLEDGSISQEILPRKSALILFTMADGLVRFKNYNLYDAGALFNELMRACRRMLQA; encoded by the coding sequence ATGAAGAAGAAGGAATCCATCCTCAAGGTCGCCACGTTCATGTTCGCGCACAAGGGGTTTGCGGACACGTCCGGGCAGGAACTTGCCCGCCTCACCGGGGTGGCCGAGGGGACGATATTCTACCACTTCAAGACCAAAGAGGGTCTGTTGCTGGCGATCCTGGAGAAAACCAGGGACGAGATAGTCGACCAGTTCGAGCGGTTCTTCGAGAACAGGCCGTTCAAGTCCGGTCTCGAGATGACGGAGGAGGTCATCTCATTCTATCTCTATCTGGCAGGCCTGATGGAGGACAAGTTCCTTTTGCTGCACCGCCACTTTCTCTACCAGTTCTCCGAGTCCAATCCGGAGTTCAGGGGGAACCTCGAGGATATCTACAATTGCCTCGTGGACATCTTCGAGAAGGCCATCGTGGCGGGCCTGGAGGACGGTTCCATCAGCCAGGAGATCCTTCCCAGGAAATCGGCGCTCATTCTGTTCACGATGGCTGATGGTCTGGTTCGGTTCAAAAACTACAACCTGTACGATGCGGGCGCGCTGTTCAACGAGTTGATGCGGGCGTGTCGCCGGATGCTGCAGGCGTAA